Proteins found in one Balneola sp. genomic segment:
- a CDS encoding RNA polymerase subunit sigma-24: MDSTSDKALMMKVKNGDLDKLGLLFERYNRPLFSFFYLMCKEAELCEDLVQSVFERILKYRETYTGDGKFTTWMFSIARNAHIDHYRKQQREGIPVEIDEERLELDDEETKVVVNKQEKKDLLEMALERLDEDKREIVILSRYEGLKYKEIADILDSTEGAIKVKMFRAMKELKDLVNMLNEECSNE, from the coding sequence GTGGATTCAACTTCGGATAAGGCATTAATGATGAAAGTGAAGAATGGGGACCTTGATAAATTAGGTCTGCTGTTTGAGCGATATAATCGCCCGCTGTTCAGTTTTTTCTACCTGATGTGCAAGGAAGCCGAGCTGTGTGAAGATCTGGTTCAGTCTGTTTTCGAAAGGATCTTAAAATATCGGGAGACCTACACAGGTGATGGTAAATTTACCACCTGGATGTTCAGCATAGCCCGAAATGCTCATATCGATCATTACCGAAAGCAACAGCGAGAAGGAATTCCGGTAGAGATTGATGAAGAAAGGTTGGAGCTGGACGATGAAGAAACCAAAGTTGTTGTCAATAAGCAGGAAAAGAAAGACTTGCTTGAGATGGCACTGGAAAGGTTGGACGAAGACAAGAGAGAGATAGTAATTTTAAGCCGATATGAAGGATTGAAATACAAAGAAATCGCTGACATCCTGGATTCTACAGAAGGAGCGATAAAAGTTAAAATGTTTAGGGCCATGAAAGAGTTAAAAGATTTAGTAAACATGCTAAATGAGGAGTGCAGCAATGAATGA
- a CDS encoding CDP-alcohol phosphatidyltransferase → MSKLPKDYQFIDLSDYGRPVARVIAHSLKNTSFTPVHVTLGFIVSGLIAIFCIVNGYYGAAAFFLVFKSILDAADGELARLKKTPSYTGRYLDSVSDVILNMLILSSLWYITDSNITLTVLAFLGLQLQGTLYNYYYVILRNAHGGDKTSRIFEDSTPTALKGEKQKTVNILFRLYKICYGYFDKTIYMMDKTAADSSHFPNWLMTAVSTFGLGFQLLIISVMLVLGLKDFIIPFFIGYSSMILVFIVIRKQL, encoded by the coding sequence GTGTCTAAATTACCTAAAGATTATCAGTTTATAGATTTATCCGATTATGGAAGGCCAGTAGCAAGGGTCATTGCACATTCTCTGAAAAATACATCCTTCACTCCGGTTCATGTTACCTTAGGATTTATAGTATCTGGGCTTATTGCCATCTTTTGTATCGTCAATGGATATTATGGTGCTGCTGCATTTTTCCTTGTGTTTAAGTCTATTCTGGATGCTGCCGATGGTGAACTGGCCCGGCTCAAAAAAACTCCTTCCTATACCGGCCGATATCTTGATTCAGTATCTGATGTGATCCTTAATATGCTGATACTCTCTTCTCTGTGGTATATCACGGATTCCAATATTACTCTTACCGTACTCGCATTTCTCGGCCTACAGCTACAAGGCACATTGTATAATTATTACTATGTGATCCTAAGGAATGCTCACGGCGGAGACAAAACCAGCAGAATTTTCGAAGACTCCACCCCAACAGCTCTAAAAGGAGAAAAGCAGAAAACCGTCAACATCCTTTTTCGCTTATATAAAATCTGCTATGGCTACTTTGATAAAACAATCTATATGATGGATAAAACAGCTGCCGATTCATCCCATTTCCCTAATTGGTTGATGACAGCCGTGTCTACTTTTGGCCTTGGCTTCCAGCTTCTTATTATCAGTGTAATGCTTGTTCTTGGTCTGAAAGATTTCATTATACCTTTTTTCATCGGCTACTCTTCCATGATCTTGGTGTTTATTGTAATCCGAAAGCAGCTGTAG